In Pochonia chlamydosporia 170 chromosome 3, whole genome shotgun sequence, the following are encoded in one genomic region:
- a CDS encoding acyl-CoA desaturase (similar to Aspergillus terreus NIH2624 XP_001215520.1), with protein MSSSSSAVEAKAFPDGTTDYVPLRNKKADLNKVHISDTPMTWSNWYKHVNWLNTTFIVFIPLAGFISAYWVPLQLSTAIFSVIYYFNTGLGITAGYHRLWSHTSYRASTPLKIYLAAVGAGAVEGSIRWWSRGHRAHHRYTDTEKDPYSVRKGLLYSHLGWMVFKQNPKRAGRTDITDLNEDPVVVWQHQNYLKCVIFMGLVFPTVFCGLMFQDWLGGFVYGGILRICFVQQATFCVNSLAHWLGDQPFDDRNSPRDHFITALVTLGEGYHNFHHEFPSDYRNAIEWWQYDPTKWAIYAWKTLGLAYDLKQFRANEIEKGRVQQLQKKLDQKRATLDWGTPLEQLPVISWDDFVAESKNGKALVAVAGVIHDVTDFIKDHPGGKALISSAIGKDATSIFNGGVYNHSNAAHNLLSTMRVGVLRGGCEVEIWKRAQFENKDVTYMNDSAGKRIHRAGSQVTKVSQPVASADAA; from the exons atgtcgtcctcgtcttcggctgtcgaggccaaggccTTCCCCGACGGCACTACCGATTACGTGCCTCTGCGAAACAAAAAGGCAGACCTCAACAAGGTCCATATTTCCGATACTCCTATGACCTGGTCGAACTGGTATAAGCATGTCAACTGGCTGAATACCaccttcatcgtcttcatccccCTGGCTGGCTTCATCTCTGCTTACTGGGTCCCTCTTCAACTTTCCACGGCTATCTTCTCTGTCATCTATTACTTCAACACCGGTCTTGGCATTACTGCTG GTTATCATCGTCTTTGGTCTCACACCTCATACAGAGCCAGCACTCCCCTCAAGATTTACCTTGCGgctgttggtgctggtgctgtcgAAGGCTCCATCCGCTGGTGGTCGCGTGGCCACCGAGCTCACCATCGTTACACCGACACCGAGAAGGACCCCTACTCCGTCCGCAAGGGTCTTCTCTACTCCCACttgggatggatggtctTTAAGCAGAACCCCAAGCGTGCTGGTCGTACCGATATCACTGATCTCAACGAGGACCCCGTTGTTGTTTGGCAGCACCAGAACTATCTGAAGTGTGTTATCTTCATGGGCCTGGTCTTCCCCACCGTCTTCTGCGGTCTCATGTTCCAAGACTGGCTTGGTGGTTTCGTCTATGGTGGCATTCTGCGTATCTGCTTCGTCCAGCAGGCTACCTTCTGCGTCAACTCTCTTGCTCACTGGCTCGGCGACCAGCCTTTCGATGACCGCAACTCTCCCCGCGATCACTTCATCACCGCTCTCGTCACCCTTGGTGAGGGCTACCACAACTTCCACCACGAGTTCCCCTCCGATTACCGAAACGCCATTGAGTGGTGGCAGTATGATCCTACCAAGTGGGCCATCTACGCCTGGAAGACGCTTGGCCTCGCCTACGATCTCAAGCAGTTCCGTGCCAACGAAATCGAGAAGGGCCGTGtccagcagctgcagaagaagctcgacCAGAAGCGTGCCACCCTTGACTGGGGTACTCCTCTCGAGCAGCTTCCCGTCATTAGCTGGGACGACTTCGTCGCCGAGTCCAAGAACGGAAAGGCCCTCGTCGCTGTCGCTGGTGTCATTCACGATGTGACCGATTTCATCAAGGACCACCCCGGTGGCAAGGCCCTCATCTCTTCCGCTATTGGCAAGGACGCcacctccatcttcaacggTGGTGTCTACAACCACTCTAATGCCGCCCACAACCTCCTGTCTACCATGCGTGTTGGTGTTCTCCGTGGTGGATGCGAAGTTGAGATCTGGAAGCGAGCTCAGTTCGAGAACAAGGACGTTACTTATATGAACGATTCTGCTGGTAAGCGAATTCACCGTGCCGGCAGTCAGGTCACCAAGGTTTCTCAACCCGTGGCCAGCGCTGATGCCGCCTAA
- a CDS encoding TKL protein kinase (similar to Magnaporthe oryzae 70-15 XP_003714794.1), with protein sequence MTDLGGAEAEPPPAVGRWDSILKHLGRPVGETLPLTPEPEQIIHEKGQDEQPRALEPLGEQDSKRVVTGLPRSQTFKRQLSEQRMHLEPVIPTADERRAASADRRCAELNKGQTIPPYADTQSNAPEPLSTNASVDGYGFSEYTHHFPGNHSYYELSNHVMDPVLFDSESRYGDVQPSDTHSMTDAVSISPSELEAMIADELAQKWILNLSMHFRDRSQREKFFVTYREHEHLWRRVTISLDYRDAPPDSLEMDLANTAVQREKSAKIYEAIRDSLADIKFYPTVTNLKLETTGGRLHVHVVEDGNEIIDFPTFEQVKHLNCRLVHEKDIIFDSHLSGFVYKVYVNGKALIKKEIPSPDTVEEFLYEVNALRNLGYSRDIVKLHGVVVDDHKQVKGLLISYAEQGALTDILYDISRKEAEVTPWPTRQRWARQIVQGLSDIHESGFVQGDLTLSNIVVDADGDAKIIDINRRGCPVGWEPPEMSALIKAHHRITMHIGVKSDLYQLGMVLWALAMLDHEPEAAGRPLVLGPEINVPDWYRQMTEICLNDEPRRRLAASALLHMFPPDTEGHQGPIASADDTRSLDEYSIDYAPNAQPYVKTVAPSNGWQYSSKTYVDTSPDVYDEMYPTRGRSPPRPPPSDFDAYEATDRVFSSTSWAANNSVRPSYNDIDEDDYTPDGKAYDMALRPETPLSLGQYDVDSAAYLPTDIRLEDISTKPTTMSVMDRKPSLGDGLQMLPTPKLCRQATAIHAPIMSKTGESDSATEIPRADDEPLHKSLDGPPLDVSTGPEAFAVHAVFDMDDMKTIGSDIDGGVSLGTENNPNSHDSLLQTEPYSEAGAHSQHQDQKVLHNNTDCLAIPMHAITDTTKRNPGGEEKGLSDDTRNPAEPRQLTNDNDYKIARLGNFLQSSTLPDPMYPSFPHQRPASLPLALAGIGAGLSFDHETMTLADKANIETDFNVLARPATVQALMATTD encoded by the exons ATGACTGATCTAGGCGGCGCAGAGGCCGAGCCGCCGCCCGCAGTCGGGAGATGGGATTCTATTCTTAAACACCTTGGCCGGCCGGTAGGCGAGACGCTGCCACTGACACCAGAGCCTGAACAAATTATTCATGAGAAAGGACAAGATGAACAACCCAGGGCTCTAGAGCCTCTTGGTGAACAGGATTCGAAGAGAGTTGTTACCGGGCTACCTCGATCTCAGACATTCAAGAGGCAGTTATCTGAACAAAGGATGCACTTGGAGCCCGTTATTCCAACTGCGGATGAGCGAAGAGCTGCGTCAGCCGATAGGAGATGTGCCGAGTTGAATAAAGGGCAAACAATTCCGCCATACGCTGACACTCAATCGAATGCTCCTGAACCTCTCAGCACCAATGCCTCTGTTGATGGTTATGGCTTCTCAGAGTACACTCATCACTTTCCAGGTAACCACAGTTACTACGAACTATCAAACCACGTCATGGACCCGGTGCTATTCGATTCAGAAAGTCGCTATGGCGATGTACAGCCAAGTGATACTCATTCCATGACGGATGCCGTGTCTATTTCACCCTCGGAACTCGAAGCTATGATCGCCGATGAATTGGCACAAAAATGGATTCTCAACCTCAGTATGCACTTTCGAGATCGATCTCAACGGGAAAAGTTCTTTGTTACATACAGAGAGCATGAACATCTTTGGAGACGAGTCACAATCTCTCTGGATTATCGCGATGCCCCGCCAGACTCCCTCGAGATGGACTTGGCAAACACTGCCGTCCAAAGAGAGAAGAGCGCTAAGATATATGAAGCCATTCGTGACAGCCTTGCTGATATCAAGTTCTATCCCACCGTGACAAATTTGAAACTGGAAACGACTGGTGGGCGACTCCACGTGCacgttgttgaagatggtaaT GAGATTATTGACTTTCCTACCTTCGAACAAGTTAAACACCTCAACTGTAGGCTAGTCCACGAAAAAGATATCATCTTTGACTCACACCTGTCTGGGTTCGTGTACAAAGTCtacgtcaatggcaaggccCTGATCAAAAAGGAAATTCCAAGCCCTGACACCGTCGAGGAGTTTTTATACGAAGTCAACGCCCTTCGTAATCTCGGATACTCCAGAGATATTGTGAAGCTCCACggagttgttgttgacgacCACAAGCAGGTCAAGGGCCTCCTCATCAGTTATGCTGAGCAAGGCGCTTTGACTGACATTCTATATGACATCTCTAGAAAAGAGGCTGAAGTGACACCCTGGCCAACGAGACAACGCTGGGCACGCCAAATTGTTCAGGGACTGTCAGACATTCACGAGTCTGGGTTTGTGCAAGGCGACTTGACGCTCAGCAACAttgtggttgatgctgatggcgaCGCCAAGATAATCGACATCAATCGCAGAGGATGCCCAGTAGGCTGGGAGCCGCCAGAAATGAGCGCACTCATCAAAGCCCATCATCGAATCACCATGCATATTGGGGTTAAGTCTGATCTTTATCAACTTGGAATGGTCTTGTGGGCATTGGCTATGCTCGACCATGAGCCAGAGGCGGCTGGAAGACCCTTGGTCCTAGGGCCGGAGATTAACGTTCCAGATTGGTATCGACAAATGACCGAAATATGCCTCAACGATGAACCGAGAAGGAGGCTGGCCGCATCCGCTCTCCTGCACATGTTCCCTCCAGACACAGAAGGACACCAGGGTCCGATAGCATCTGCCGATGATACTCGCTCTCTGGACGAGTATAGCATCGATTATGCGCCCAATGCTCAGCCGTACGTTAAAACCGTGGCACCGTCCAATGGGTGGCAGTACTCGAGCAAGACGTATGTCGACACAAGCCCGGACGTGTATGATGAAATGTATCCCACCCGCGGCCGTTCGCCACCCAGGCCTCCTCCAAGTGATTTTGATGCATACGAAGCGACAGATAGGGTGTTTAGCAGCACCTCATGGGCAGCAAACAATAGCGTTCGCCCATCATATAACGATATCGATGAGGACGATTATACTCCAGATGGGAAAGCATATGATATGGCATTGCGACCTGAAACGCCACTGTCTTTGGGACAGTACGATGTTGATTCTGCGGCTTACCTGCCCACCGACATTAGACTTGAAGACATCAGCACGAAACCTACAACCATGTCGGTCATGGACCGAAAGCCGTCTTTGGGTGATGGCTTGCAGATGTTGCCAACCCCGAAACTTTGCAGACAAGCCACTGCTATCCATGCCCCTATTATGAGCAAAACAGGAGAAAGTGATTCAGCAACGGAGATACCTCGGGCTGACGACGAACCGTTACACAAGTCGTTGGATGGACCGCCTCTTGACGTCAGTACTGGCCCCGAGGCTTTTGCGGTGCACGCCGTGTTTGACATGGATGATATGAAGACTATAGGAAGCGACATAGACGGCGGCGTATCGTTAGGCACGGAAAACAACCCAAATAGCCATGATTCACTATTGCAGACTGAGCCTTATTCTGAGGCAGGGGCCCATTCCCAACATCAAGACCAAAAGGTTCTGCACAACAACACGGACTGTCTTGCGATCCCTATGCACGCTATCACAGACACGACTAAGCGGAATCCGGGTGGAGAGGAAAAAGGATTATCTGACGACACAAGAAATCCAGCCGAGCCTCGACAATTGACAAACGACAACGACTACAAAATAGCCAGACTGGGTAATTTTCTTCAGAGTTCAACTCTCCCCGACCCGATGTACCCGTCATTTCCACACCAACGTCCCGCTTCACTGCCCCTGGCGCTGGCAGGCATCGGCGCGGGCCTATCTTTCGATCACGAGACAATGACACTGGCAGACAAGGCCAATATCGAAACGGATTTTAACGTGTTAGCACGACCAGCTACCGTAcaggcattgatggccaCGACAGATTAA